A stretch of Citrobacter amalonaticus Y19 DNA encodes these proteins:
- a CDS encoding VWA domain-containing protein yields MGIYNSLPIVARALSSQIGLNVSVGGNEAYATETGAGFLINIPFFKDAEMLANPLLGYAVHEAAHIRFTDFGDLKIFMQEHMKSDKYNVEVLKHLVNLCEDLRIERAMSCRYPGTLKYLNSLNHFLFSEEAESCDKASSVFLDTLLTCGLNRFNGLTIPTKQAREDFERIFGLELYDKAMMVMAEAVQATSIKKVFEVACRLYDLAVDAFNETNEQEEPPQDDNQGADSDDSKGDDSSSDPAQSSDSSDKNGDGQNDSAGGNDGSSSSPAGQNEPSSEPDGNAGGAPDKEHGQNGTDDENENSSSTSANRNAPASNSSDSNAAASHPGVNAQGESSVGNLSQNGKDPFEGTTSNDLGRTGQNTSDKLNQLIKDKVPPHQRIVSPTPYSVAPAKRHDTGNASVSLGVQMATGLRQSLHGLLQGVRAVRRTHRETGRKLDSRLVTSAMLGNTRLFKHKSKAVDVSSAFTILLDSSGSMSRSVKEAEAAVVSMLYALDGIQGVTTSAYHFPHAAHNSVGLLKGREQTLRTAIGTHQFGIGTQGCTPLCESLWPALADLTSAKADRHVLVIATDGQPDDMASARAMIQSAKDDDIIVIGIGFGDANDSMMKSLFGDTGISVGSVSALRNKLFEVTRKALLS; encoded by the coding sequence ATGGGTATTTATAATTCCCTTCCTATTGTCGCACGTGCATTAAGCTCTCAGATTGGCCTTAATGTTTCTGTCGGCGGCAATGAAGCATATGCTACGGAGACTGGAGCTGGTTTTCTTATTAACATTCCATTCTTCAAAGACGCTGAAATGTTGGCAAATCCTTTGTTAGGGTATGCCGTACATGAAGCAGCACATATCCGTTTCACTGATTTTGGTGATCTCAAGATATTCATGCAAGAGCATATGAAGTCGGATAAATACAACGTTGAGGTACTTAAACATCTGGTCAACCTTTGCGAAGATTTGCGCATTGAACGTGCGATGAGTTGTCGCTATCCAGGTACATTAAAGTATCTCAATTCACTGAATCATTTTTTGTTCAGTGAGGAAGCGGAATCCTGTGATAAAGCTTCTTCGGTGTTTTTGGATACCCTGCTTACTTGTGGTTTGAACCGCTTCAACGGTTTAACTATTCCAACAAAGCAAGCGCGTGAGGACTTTGAACGTATCTTCGGGCTGGAGCTGTATGACAAAGCTATGATGGTTATGGCTGAAGCAGTACAAGCAACCTCGATTAAAAAGGTGTTTGAAGTTGCATGTCGGTTATATGACCTCGCAGTAGATGCATTTAACGAAACTAATGAGCAGGAAGAACCTCCGCAGGATGATAATCAGGGTGCTGATTCTGATGACAGCAAAGGTGATGACAGTTCGTCAGACCCGGCCCAGTCATCCGACAGTTCTGACAAAAATGGGGATGGCCAGAATGATAGTGCAGGCGGTAATGACGGTTCATCGTCATCGCCAGCCGGTCAGAATGAGCCTTCTTCAGAACCTGATGGTAATGCCGGTGGCGCACCAGATAAAGAACATGGGCAAAACGGTACCGATGATGAAAACGAAAATTCTTCGTCAACATCAGCTAATCGTAATGCTCCTGCTTCCAACTCTAGTGACAGCAACGCCGCTGCTTCCCATCCGGGCGTAAATGCTCAGGGTGAATCTTCTGTCGGTAACCTGTCCCAGAACGGAAAAGACCCTTTCGAGGGAACCACATCGAATGATCTTGGCCGTACAGGACAGAACACTTCAGATAAGCTCAATCAGCTAATCAAAGACAAAGTACCCCCGCATCAACGTATCGTTTCACCTACTCCATATTCAGTAGCACCTGCGAAGCGGCACGATACCGGTAATGCATCCGTAAGTTTAGGGGTGCAGATGGCTACCGGGTTACGTCAATCACTTCATGGGTTGTTGCAGGGTGTAAGAGCGGTGAGAAGAACACATCGTGAAACTGGTCGTAAGCTTGATTCTCGACTGGTTACCAGTGCCATGCTGGGAAATACGCGTCTTTTTAAACATAAGTCCAAGGCAGTAGATGTCAGTTCTGCTTTTACTATCCTGCTGGACTCTAGCGGGTCAATGAGCCGGTCGGTTAAAGAGGCTGAAGCCGCTGTTGTATCAATGTTGTATGCGCTCGATGGTATTCAGGGGGTAACTACCTCGGCATATCATTTCCCACACGCCGCGCATAATAGCGTAGGTCTGTTAAAAGGACGGGAGCAAACTCTACGGACAGCTATTGGAACTCATCAGTTTGGAATTGGTACGCAAGGTTGTACTCCTCTTTGCGAATCGTTATGGCCTGCACTTGCAGACCTGACGTCAGCTAAAGCGGATCGCCATGTATTGGTTATTGCAACTGATGGCCAGCCTGATGATATGGCTTCTGCGCGAGCGATGATACAAAGCGCTAAAGATGATGACATCATCGTTATTGGTATCGGTTTCGGTGATGCCAATGACAGCATGATGAAAAGTCTTTTTGGTGATACCGGTATTTCTGTCGGTTCTGTTTCTGCCTTACGTAACAAACTCTTTGAAGTAACCCGTAAAGCTCTCCTGTCTTAA
- a CDS encoding DUF3150 domain-containing protein, producing MTIKSNATQVLEQLILVSLSDITSISGRRKLKREDLGNSADLPPDVLVSLGSKKIIDPQLINPFTRKKNSAHAFCLEAGIKFMGGYAIPADKVNDLIGKLNVLKGEFYDYKKEFMKADFNSWINSFEEKYRSILLRDAAIDLSYMDSQIQFGFTAIHITPYGNSVIQDGLTGQVKSLADEVYEDVADVVEGFLKNRNPDAFSQHTLNPLRRCGDKLASLAFIAPSVQSLSDYVNQVMKDIPLTGKVTGKPYNDILSLLNNLRDPIHAKQFVELLSSASTTDGNDTIDPSLSMNLIEDDDAITLAAMSATQVQAETIPPLHTDAFASAVVVEDPVGLQNVDSLAEAPSVLVEVNGSADTPLAIELVNTSADTDVNDLSDTQEHVIVNDAVIPAFDAVMVDDDSFLDGDSVAPRSLPDPALISGLDSEKVIDGKEPEIETSSSHDDDGTIMVF from the coding sequence ATGACTATCAAATCCAATGCCACTCAGGTTCTGGAACAACTTATTCTCGTTTCTCTTTCTGATATCACCAGTATTAGTGGTCGTCGTAAGCTGAAAAGAGAAGATCTTGGTAACAGTGCTGATTTGCCACCTGATGTGCTTGTTTCATTAGGTAGCAAGAAAATCATTGACCCACAACTCATCAATCCATTTACCCGTAAAAAGAATTCAGCTCACGCTTTTTGTCTCGAAGCGGGTATTAAATTTATGGGTGGTTATGCAATTCCAGCAGACAAGGTTAATGATCTAATTGGTAAACTGAATGTACTTAAGGGCGAGTTTTACGATTACAAAAAAGAATTTATGAAAGCTGATTTTAATAGCTGGATTAACTCTTTTGAAGAAAAGTATCGCTCTATACTTTTGCGTGATGCTGCTATCGATTTGTCTTATATGGATAGCCAGATACAATTTGGCTTTACTGCGATTCACATCACGCCTTATGGCAACAGTGTCATTCAGGATGGTTTAACTGGGCAAGTTAAAAGTTTAGCGGATGAAGTTTATGAGGATGTGGCTGATGTTGTGGAAGGATTCCTTAAAAACAGGAACCCTGATGCGTTTTCTCAGCACACACTAAATCCTTTACGCCGCTGCGGCGATAAACTCGCGTCCCTGGCTTTCATCGCACCCAGCGTCCAGTCTCTTAGCGACTATGTTAATCAGGTAATGAAAGACATTCCGCTAACCGGTAAAGTGACGGGCAAACCTTATAACGACATTCTCTCTCTCCTCAATAACTTACGCGACCCAATTCATGCAAAACAGTTTGTGGAACTGCTGTCATCCGCCAGTACTACAGATGGTAACGATACAATTGACCCATCACTTTCAATGAACCTTATTGAAGATGATGATGCCATTACTTTAGCGGCCATGTCGGCAACTCAGGTTCAGGCGGAAACGATACCTCCTCTGCATACAGATGCATTTGCATCTGCTGTGGTAGTGGAAGATCCGGTCGGATTGCAAAACGTTGATTCACTCGCTGAAGCCCCATCTGTACTGGTAGAGGTCAATGGTTCTGCTGATACGCCTTTGGCAATCGAACTGGTTAATACGTCGGCTGATACTGACGTTAACGACTTGTCCGATACCCAGGAGCATGTAATTGTTAATGATGCTGTAATTCCTGCATTTGATGCGGTTATGGTCGATGATGATTCATTTTTGGACGGTGATTCTGTTGCACCCCGTTCTCTGCCAGACCCTGCTCTTATTTCGGGTTTGGATTCTGAAAAAGTCATTGATGGAAAAGAGCCGGAAATTGAAACTTCGTCTTCACACGATGATGACGGAACAATAATGGTGTTTTAA
- a CDS encoding AAA family ATPase, whose protein sequence is MTTNFANLSVEIMARSTPVHPSVFGIVVPEHQMDKVKPFQGFDSANPFSAFVPKQNDDYVFEAYLRSSVLMWINYPQNQSLWISGPTGCGKTSVVEQVAARLNWPVMKTTASQDLDINNLIGGLRLQCNELTGDTKTVFVHGPLTLAYKYGLIFLLDEYDQLDPSCANAFNAILEGGNLVIPETNEVIKQHPNFRFVATANSIGQGDFTGVYGGVKTLNVANLDRYMFITADYMPKETETKLITKYIPDTKVAEKFVDVANMIRGLFVGKNITGEIDTSVNTNSAKLPDGVLPDTRLSVTCSTRSLVAWLDRYSMMKAAKMPRALLTAFDYQIGNRASADDKKSLHLIVEAVFGSEALK, encoded by the coding sequence ATGACTACTAATTTCGCAAACCTGTCTGTTGAAATCATGGCGCGCTCTACACCTGTCCACCCTTCTGTATTTGGTATTGTTGTACCAGAACATCAGATGGATAAAGTGAAACCGTTCCAGGGATTTGACTCAGCCAATCCATTTAGTGCATTCGTGCCTAAACAGAATGACGACTATGTTTTTGAAGCGTATTTGCGTTCATCTGTACTGATGTGGATTAACTATCCACAAAATCAGTCTCTGTGGATCTCTGGCCCAACAGGTTGTGGCAAAACCAGTGTTGTCGAACAAGTAGCAGCAAGACTTAACTGGCCTGTCATGAAAACTACAGCTTCACAAGACCTGGATATTAACAATCTCATTGGCGGTCTCCGGCTTCAGTGTAATGAACTGACCGGTGATACCAAGACTGTTTTTGTTCATGGCCCACTGACGCTGGCGTACAAGTATGGACTGATTTTCCTACTCGATGAGTACGATCAATTAGACCCATCCTGTGCCAATGCCTTTAACGCCATCCTCGAAGGAGGGAATTTAGTTATTCCTGAAACCAACGAGGTAATTAAACAGCACCCGAACTTCAGATTTGTTGCAACGGCTAACTCGATTGGTCAGGGCGATTTTACTGGCGTTTATGGCGGTGTGAAAACATTAAATGTGGCCAACCTTGACCGCTATATGTTTATCACTGCTGACTATATGCCAAAAGAGACCGAGACTAAATTGATTACCAAATATATCCCCGACACCAAAGTCGCGGAGAAATTTGTTGACGTTGCGAATATGATTCGCGGTCTTTTTGTAGGCAAGAATATCACCGGTGAAATTGACACTAGTGTCAATACTAACAGTGCAAAACTCCCGGACGGTGTTCTTCCCGACACTCGTTTATCAGTAACGTGTTCAACTCGTTCGCTGGTGGCCTGGCTTGACCGCTACTCAATGATGAAAGCTGCAAAGATGCCACGTGCATTATTAACAGCTTTCGATTATCAGATTGGTAATCGTGCATCAGCAGATGATAAAAAATCTTTGCATCTCATCGTTGAAGCTGTATTCGGTTCTGAAGCACTTAAATAA